In the genome of Euleptes europaea isolate rEulEur1 chromosome 7, rEulEur1.hap1, whole genome shotgun sequence, one region contains:
- the XPO1 gene encoding exportin-1 — translation MPAIMTMLADHAARQLLDFNQKLDINLLDNVVNCLYHGEGAQQRMAQEVLTHLKEHPDAWTRVDTILEFSQNMNTKYYGLQILENVIKTRWKILPRNQCEGIKKYVVGLIIKTSSDPSCVEKEKVYIGKLNMILVQILKQEWPKHWPTFISDIVGASRTSESLCQNNMVILKLLSEEVFDFSSGQITQVKAKHLKDSMCNEFSQIFQLCQFVMENSQNAPLVHATLETLLRFLNWIPLGYIFETKLISTLIYKFLNVPMFRNVSLKCLTEIAGVSVSQYEEQFVTLFTLTMMQLKQMLPLNTNIRLAYSNGKDDEQNFIQNLSLFLCTFLKEHGQLIEKRLNLRETLMEALHYMLLVSEVEETEIFKICLEYWNHLASELYRESPFSTSASPLLSGTQHFDVPPRRQLYLPVLSKVRLLMVSRMAKPEEVLVVENDQGEVVREFMKDTDSINLYKNMRETLVYLTHLDYADTERIMTEKLHNQVNGTEWSWKNLNTLCWAIGSISGAMHEEDEKRFLVTVIKDLLGLCEQKRGKDNKAIIASNIMYIVGQYPRFLRAHWKFLKTVVNKLFEFMHETHDGVQDMACDTFIKIAQKCRRHFVQVQVGEVMPFIDEILNNINTIICDLQPQQVHTFYEAVGYMIGAQTDQTVQEHLIEKYMLLPNQVWDSIIQQATKNVDILKDSETVKQLGSILKTNVRACKAVGHPFVIQLGRIYLDMLNVYKCLSENISAAIQANGEMVTKQPLIRSMRTVKRETLKLISGWVSRSNDPQMVAENFVPPLLDAVLIDYQRNVPAAREPEVLSTMAIIVNKLGGHITGEIPQIFDAVFECTLNMINKDFEEYPEHRTNFFLLLQAVNSHCFPAFLAIPPAQFKLVLDSIIWAFKHTMRNVADTGLQILYTLLQNVAQEETAAQSFYQTYFCDILQHIFSVVTDTSHTAGLTMHASILAYMFNLVEEGKISTPLNPGNPVNNQMFIQEYVANLLKSAFPHLQDAQVKLFVTGLFSLNQDIPAFKEHLRDFLVQIKEFAGEDTSDLFLEERETALRQAQEEKHKLQMSVPGILNPHEIPEEMCD, via the exons GTATCAAAAAGTATGTTGTTGGCTTAATTATCAAGACTTCATCGGACCCATCATGTGTGGAA aAAGAGAAAGTATATATTGGGAAACTGAATATGATTCTTGTTCAG ATACTAAAACAGGAGTGGCCAAAACATTGGCCAACATTCATCAGTGACATAGTGGGGGCCAGCAGGACAAGTGAGAGCCTTTGCCAGAACAATATGGTAATCTTAAAATTGCTAAGTGAAGAGGTCTTTGACTTTTCTAGTGGACAGATAACTCAAGTGAAAGCCAAACACTTGAAAGACAG CATGTGCAATGAATTTTCGCAGATATTTCAGCTGTGTCAGTTTGTGATG GAAAATTCACAAAATGCTCCCCTGGTTCATGCGACTTTGGAAACTTTGCTACGATTCCTTAACTGGATTCCACTTGGTTACATTTTTGAGACCAAGCTGATCAGCACACTAATATACAAA TTCTTAAATGTCCCCATGTTCCGAAATGTCTCTTTGAAGTGCCTCACAGAAATTGCTGGTGTCAGTGTAAGCCAATACGAGGAACAGTTCGTCACACTATTTACGTTGACCATGATGCAGTTAAAACAG ATGCTTCCTTTGAATACCAACATTCGACTTGCGTACTCAAATGGGAAAGATGATGAGCAGAACTTCATTCAGAATCTCAGTTTATTTCTCTGTACTTTTTTAAAAGAGCATGGCCAGCTTATAGAAAAACGTTTAAATCTAAGAGAGACATTGATGGAA GCTCTTCATTACATGCTTCTGGTTTCTGAAGTTGAGGAAACTGAAATCTTCAAGATTTGCTTGGAGTACTGGAATCACCTGGCTTCTGAACTATATAGAGAGAGTCCGTTTTCAACGTCTGCTTCTCCTTTACTTTCGGGGACTCAGCATTTTGATGttcctcccaggagacaactttaTCTACCTGTCCTGTCCAAG GTTCGGTTGTTGATGGTTAGTCGTATGGCAAAGCCAGAAGAAGTGCTAGTCGTGGAAAATGACCAAGGGGAAGTTGTCCGAGAATTCATGAAAGATACTGATTCTATCAATTTGTACAAGAACATGAGAGAAACACTAG TTTACCTCACCCATCTGGATTATGCAGATACTGAACGAATAATGACAGAGAAACTTCACAATCAAGTAAATGGTACTGAGTGGTCATGGAAAAACCTAAACACTCTGTGTTGGGCTATAGGCTCAATTAGTGGAGCAATGCATGAAGAAGATGAGAAAAGGTTTCTTGTAACAGTAATAAAG GACCTTCTGGGACTCTGTGAGCAGAAACGTGGGAAAGATAACAAAGCTATTATCGCATCCAATATCATGTACATAGTAGGGCAATATCCACGGTTTTTGAGAGCCCACTGGAAATTTCTGAAGACTGTGGTCAACAAGCTGTTTgaatttatgcatg AAACCCATGATGGTGTCCAGGACATGGCTTGTGATACTTTCATAAAAATAGCGCAGAAATGCCGCCGACACTTTGTCCAAGTCCAGGTGGGAGAGGTAATGCCGTTCATTGATGAGATCCTGAACAACATTAATACGATCATTTGTGATCTTCAGCCTCAGCAG GTACATACTTTCTACGAAGCAGTTGGCTATATGATTGGAGCACAAACTGACCAAACTGTACAGGAGCATTTGATAGAGAAATACATGTTACTCCCTAATCAAGTATGGGATAGCATAATTCAACAGGCCACAAAA AATGTTGACATCCTAAAGGACTCTGAAACAGTTAAACAGTTGGGTAGCATCCTGAAAACCAATGTGAGAGCATGTAAAGCTGTCGGGCATCCATTTGTGATTCAGCTGGGAAGAATCTACTTGGATATGCTGAATGTGTACAAGTGCCTAAGTGAAAATATTTCTGCAGCTATTCAGGCAAACG GTGAAATGGTTACAAAGCAGCCACTGATCAGAAGTATGAGAACAGTAAAAAGGGAAACCTTAAAATTAATTTCTGGCTGGGTGAGCCGATCCAATGATCCTCAGATG GTAGCTGAAAACTTTGTTCCACCTTTGCTGGACGCAGTCCTTATTGATTACCAGAGGAATGTTCCAGCTGCCAGGGAGCCTGAAGTACTTAGTACAATGGCTATCATAGTAAACAAACTGGGGGGACATATTACTGGTGAAATACCTCAGATATTTGATGCTGTCTTTGAATGCACGTTAAATATGATCAACAAG GACTTTGAAGAGTATCCTGAACACAGAACAAACTTTTTCTTACTACTACAAGCAGTAAACTCTCATTGCTTCCCAGCATTCCTGGCCATACCACCTGCACAATTCAAGCTAGTACTGGACTCAATCATTTGGGCTTTCAAGCACACTATGAGAAATGTTGCAGATACAG GCCTTCAGATTCTCTATACTCTCTTACAAAATGTTGCACAAGAAGAAACTGCTGCTCAGAGTTTTTATCAGACTTATTTCTGTGATATTCTTCAACACATTTTCTCTGTTGTAACGGACACATCTCACACTGCTG GTTTGACGATGCATGCATCAATTCTTGCATACATGTTCAACTTAGTAGAAGAAGGAAAAATAAGTACTCCTCTAAACCCTGGAAATCCAGTGAACAACCAAATGTTTATTCAGGAGTATGTTGCTAATCTCCTTAAATCTGCATTTCCTCATCTGCAAGA TGCACAGGTTAAGCTGTTCGTAACAGGACTCTTCAGTTTAAATCAGGATATTCCTGCTTTCAAGGAACACCTTAGGGACTTCCTGGTTCAGATAAAG GAATTTGCTGGTGAAGACACATCTGACTTATTCCTGGAAGAAAGAGAAACAGCTCTTCGACAGGCTCAGGAGGAGAAACACAAACTTCAGATGTCTGTCCCTGGCATCCTTAATCCACATGAAATTCCTGAGGAAATGTGCGATTAA